In a single window of the Arenicella chitinivorans genome:
- a CDS encoding DUF4826 family protein, translated as MKSISDKPEITDWVNKTLAQSVHTLAARNVIESQIAEAKPSWIFPFSIMIGKVRTSTSHTQTIWFANSNELVHFAAEDVALTPREAARHFALKWQLDAQRLYDNDTVDNVLADSLVAQSTSLLELVEQDSLWAA; from the coding sequence ATGAAATCAATTAGCGACAAACCTGAGATAACCGACTGGGTAAACAAAACCTTGGCTCAATCGGTTCACACTTTGGCTGCTCGTAACGTCATCGAGAGTCAAATCGCGGAAGCGAAACCAAGCTGGATTTTTCCTTTCTCTATCATGATCGGCAAGGTCCGAACTTCTACCAGTCACACTCAAACAATCTGGTTCGCGAACTCCAACGAACTTGTACACTTTGCCGCCGAGGACGTCGCGCTAACGCCACGAGAAGCGGCCCGTCATTTTGCGCTGAAATGGCAATTGGACGCGCAAAGGCTCTACGATAATGACACCGTAGACAACGTTCTTGCCGATTCCCTAGTAGCGCAATCTACATCACTGCTAGAACTGGTAGAACAAGATTCTCTGTGGGCAGCATAA